The proteins below come from a single Octopus sinensis linkage group LG10, ASM634580v1, whole genome shotgun sequence genomic window:
- the LOC115216449 gene encoding histone H3.3A, with protein MARTKQTARKSTGGKAPRKQLATKAARKSAPSTGGVKKPHRYRPGTVALREIRRYQKSTELLIRKLPFQRLVREIAQDFKTDLRFQSAAIGALQEASEAYLVGLFEDTNLCAIHAKRVTIMPKDIQLARRIRGERA; from the coding sequence atggctcgtacCAAGCAAACCGCTCGTAAATCTACCGGAGGAAAAGCTCCTCGTAAGCAACTTGCTACTAAAGCTGCCCGTAAGAGTGCCCCCTCCACCGGTGGTGTGAAAAAACCACATCGTTACAGACCAGGAACAGTAGCTCTGCGTGAAATCCGTCGTTACCAAAAATCCACCGAACTCCTCATCCGAAAACTGCCTTTCCAGCGTCTTGTTCGTGAAATTGCTCAGGATTTTAAAACCGATTTGCGATTCCAGAGTGCTGCCATTGGAGCTTTACAGGAAGCTAGCGAAGCCTACTTGGTTGGTCTTTTCGAAGATACTAACCTTTGTGCTATCCATGCTAAACGTGTTACCATCATGCCAAAAGATATCCAGTTGGCCCGTCGAATCCGTGGTGAAAGAGCATAA